The following proteins are encoded in a genomic region of Spirosoma sp. SC4-14:
- a CDS encoding glycosyl hydrolase — MKSKTTTCLIGAFFVTILIAFPGLAQRKSKPITKANPAQTSDSLFNALRWRNIGPFRAGRALGVAGHPSQPLTYYFGATGGGVWKTTDGGGNWTMVSDSTFKSSSVGAIGVAPSDPNIVYVGMGESDIRSNIANGDGVYKSTDAGKTWKHVGLKMADAIGNVEVHPHNPDIVYVAALGNPFAPNKERGVFRTTDGGKTWKAVLTKNDSTGAATVKIDPNNPSIIYASMWQAYRNSYKMSSGGPGSGLFKSTDGGDTWVSLSNKPGMPKGILGKIGIVVSPANSNRLYAMVENTKGGLYRSDDAGDSWQLINEDKNLWQRPWYYMMMGADPQDENGLIVLNVNAMKSYDGGKTFTVLGVHHGDTHDIWWNPKNSQNFIIADDGGAEVTYNGGATFSDVDMPTCQFYHVAVDNDFPYNLYGAQQDNSSIRIASRTTGYSIGKSDWYAVSGGESGYITPEPGNPDVTYGGSYDGLITRYDKKTDQNQVINVYPEYFMGSPSSARKYRFQWTYPIVFSPHDNKTLYITSQYLHRSTDYGHSWEDISPDLTRNDPKTQGDTGGPITKDNTGAETFPTIFTFAESPVEKNVFWAGSDDGLMHISRDGAKTWQNITPPAAMLPELAIMSIVHPSDHTAGKAYLAAKRYMSGDRTPYLFKTTDYGKTWTSITTGIPADEYCHVVREDPNKAGLLYAGTERGVYVSFNDGGSWEKLSLNLPVTPVRDLQIHKREKDLVIATHGLAFWIMDDITPLHELMDLKQAGKPMAAAYLFKPRHAYRMDGGAGNPRRRGPSSEGENAPNGVIVRYYLKSKPTKELRLLYMTTSNDTIITYSNTKDKKGQPFKVLSEFYQDETAPKPGMATANPGMNVFVWDMRYPDATAVEGTNVMWSGRGTGAKVVPGTYKVRLLLGDSLIAEQPIEIRKDPRLTTTIAELQEQFDLLQKINGKISEAHKSINQLRQIRNQINAYTNGVKEPKVAEKFKNAAKPILEELDKIESTLMQPKSKAGQDALAYPIRLNDKMAGVGSAVSSADAKPTKSEHAVYEDLAKQIDTAVSKLKEVVNTQVPTFNKVVTEQQVPAIIIN, encoded by the coding sequence ATGAAAAGTAAAACCACTACCTGCTTAATCGGAGCATTTTTTGTTACGATCTTAATTGCCTTCCCCGGATTAGCGCAGCGAAAAAGCAAGCCAATTACAAAGGCCAATCCTGCCCAGACATCCGACAGTCTTTTTAATGCCTTACGTTGGCGTAACATTGGCCCCTTTCGGGCAGGGCGTGCACTAGGTGTGGCCGGCCATCCTAGTCAGCCACTGACCTACTATTTTGGCGCAACGGGTGGGGGCGTCTGGAAAACGACCGATGGGGGCGGCAACTGGACGATGGTGTCGGATTCTACCTTTAAGTCCAGTTCAGTAGGGGCTATCGGTGTAGCGCCCTCCGATCCTAATATTGTGTATGTTGGCATGGGTGAGTCCGACATTCGGAGCAACATTGCGAATGGCGATGGGGTCTATAAATCAACGGATGCGGGTAAAACCTGGAAGCATGTTGGCCTGAAGATGGCTGATGCCATCGGTAATGTCGAAGTCCATCCTCATAATCCCGACATCGTGTATGTAGCGGCCCTGGGGAATCCATTTGCCCCTAATAAGGAACGGGGTGTTTTTCGTACAACCGATGGGGGTAAAACCTGGAAGGCTGTACTCACCAAAAACGACAGCACCGGAGCGGCTACGGTCAAAATAGACCCCAATAACCCATCCATTATTTACGCATCGATGTGGCAGGCCTATCGTAATAGCTACAAGATGAGCAGCGGTGGCCCCGGCAGCGGACTGTTTAAATCCACCGATGGGGGCGATACGTGGGTAAGCCTGAGTAACAAGCCCGGTATGCCAAAAGGAATATTAGGTAAAATTGGTATTGTTGTTTCGCCTGCTAACTCGAATCGGCTGTATGCTATGGTCGAAAATACAAAGGGAGGCTTATACCGTTCGGATGATGCCGGGGACTCGTGGCAGCTTATTAACGAAGACAAAAACCTGTGGCAGCGGCCCTGGTACTACATGATGATGGGCGCTGATCCGCAGGATGAAAATGGCCTGATCGTTCTGAATGTCAATGCCATGAAATCATACGATGGCGGCAAAACATTTACCGTTCTTGGTGTCCATCACGGCGATACGCACGATATCTGGTGGAACCCGAAAAATTCACAGAACTTTATCATTGCCGATGATGGCGGGGCCGAAGTAACCTACAATGGCGGAGCCACCTTCTCGGACGTCGACATGCCGACCTGCCAGTTTTACCATGTAGCTGTGGATAATGATTTCCCCTATAATCTGTACGGTGCTCAGCAGGACAATTCATCCATACGGATTGCCAGCCGCACAACGGGTTATTCGATTGGCAAATCCGATTGGTATGCTGTGTCGGGAGGAGAGTCGGGCTATATTACACCTGAGCCAGGAAATCCGGATGTAACGTATGGTGGTAGTTATGACGGCCTGATCACTCGTTATGATAAAAAGACGGATCAAAATCAGGTCATCAACGTATATCCGGAATATTTCATGGGATCGCCTTCCTCGGCCCGGAAATATCGGTTTCAGTGGACCTATCCTATTGTTTTCTCCCCACACGACAACAAAACGCTCTATATCACCTCCCAATACCTACACCGTAGTACCGACTATGGTCATTCGTGGGAAGACATCAGCCCTGACCTAACCCGTAATGATCCGAAAACGCAGGGCGATACGGGTGGTCCCATTACGAAAGACAACACGGGCGCCGAAACCTTCCCAACGATTTTCACTTTTGCTGAATCGCCCGTGGAGAAGAATGTATTCTGGGCGGGCTCCGATGATGGCTTGATGCACATCAGCCGCGACGGTGCCAAAACCTGGCAGAACATTACTCCACCGGCAGCAATGCTCCCCGAGCTGGCTATCATGAGCATTGTCCATCCGTCTGATCATACCGCCGGAAAGGCCTATCTGGCTGCCAAACGCTATATGTCTGGCGACCGTACTCCCTATCTATTTAAGACAACCGACTATGGTAAGACCTGGACCAGTATTACCACTGGAATTCCTGCTGACGAATATTGCCATGTGGTTCGTGAAGATCCTAATAAAGCCGGATTATTATATGCCGGAACCGAACGGGGCGTTTACGTATCATTCAACGATGGTGGTTCGTGGGAGAAACTGAGCCTGAACCTACCCGTTACACCCGTTCGTGATTTGCAGATTCATAAGCGCGAAAAGGATCTGGTTATTGCTACCCACGGGTTGGCATTTTGGATCATGGACGACATAACACCCCTCCACGAGCTGATGGACTTGAAGCAAGCCGGTAAACCAATGGCTGCTGCCTACTTGTTCAAACCTCGCCACGCGTATCGGATGGATGGGGGAGCCGGAAATCCACGGCGCCGAGGACCATCCAGTGAAGGCGAAAATGCACCTAATGGCGTAATTGTTCGCTACTATCTGAAAAGTAAACCGACAAAAGAACTACGCCTTTTGTATATGACCACGAGCAATGATACCATCATCACCTACTCAAATACAAAAGACAAAAAAGGACAGCCGTTCAAGGTATTGAGCGAGTTTTATCAGGACGAAACGGCTCCAAAGCCGGGCATGGCTACGGCTAATCCGGGCATGAATGTCTTTGTCTGGGATATGCGTTATCCGGATGCGACCGCTGTTGAAGGAACCAACGTCATGTGGTCGGGGCGCGGCACCGGAGCCAAAGTAGTGCCGGGTACTTACAAAGTTCGTCTGTTACTGGGCGATTCGCTGATTGCCGAGCAACCGATCGAAATTCGGAAAGATCCGCGGCTGACAACCACCATTGCCGAGTTACAGGAGCAATTTGATTTACTGCAAAAAATAAACGGCAAAATTTCAGAAGCCCACAAGTCGATTAACCAGCTTCGTCAGATTCGGAACCAGATCAATGCCTACACAAACGGCGTCAAAGAACCGAAAGTTGCCGAGAAATTTAAAAATGCGGCTAAACCCATTCTGGAGGAGTTAGACAAGATTGAATCAACCCTGATGCAACCAAAGTCGAAAGCGGGTCAGGATGCGCTGGCATATCCTATTCGCCTGAATGACAAGATGGCTGGGGTAGGTTCGGCCGTTTCGTCTGCTGATGCCAAACCGACCAAATCAGAACATGCTGTTTATGAGGATCTGGCTAAGCAAATTGATACGGCGGTTAGTAAACTGAAAGAGGTTGTTAACACACAAGTGCCAACGTTCAACAAGGTCGTAACAGAACAACAGGTTCCGGCCATTATTATTAATTAA
- a CDS encoding glycoside hydrolase has product MKRQIFLLTFVGLAAFGQAQTINPAFFNAMKWRMIGPHRGGRTVGAAGVPQQPNVFYIGVNNGGVWKTTDYGRTWFPIFDDQPTGSIGDVAVAPSNPNVIYVASGEGLHRPDLSVGNGMYKSTDAGKTWTHLGLSDAQQIGGISIDPTDENRVFAAVLGHPYGPNTERGVYRTTDGGKTWDKVLYKDQDTGAIQVTIDPKNPAIVYADLWTAQEGPWENGAWQGKESGLYKSTDGGTSWQKLTKGLPTVEQGLGRIGFCIAPSSPNRLYATVDAPELGGVYRSDDAGETWTRFNKDPRLWGRGSDFAEVKAHPTNPDILFIADVSAWKSEDGGKTWNDFRGAPGGDDYHRLWINPNNPNTMLLAGDQGGIITVNGGQTFSSWYNQATAQFYHVSTDNSFPYNVLGGQQESGSVGIASRGNDGQLTFREWHPVGVEEYGYVAADPLDPNIIYGGKITKFDKRTGQVQNIAPETVRSGKYRFVRTAPVLFSPIDPKTLYFAGNVLFKTQNGGNSWQIISPDLTRETYPDIPESVGVYRTDAMKTMPRRGVIYTIAPSFKDVNTIWAGTDDGYIQITRDGGKTWKNVTPSGVGSWSKVSIMDAGHFDVNTAYAAVNRIRCDDMRPHIYRTHDGGKTWQEIVTGLPNDPINTVREDPIRKGLLFAGSETAVYVSFDDGGHWQSLRLNMPATSIRDLVIKDDDLVVGTHGRSFWILDDISPLRQVTTELIKAESILYKPQRAYRVRWNMNTDTPLPQEEPAGQNPPDGAIINYYLAADANSVVTLDVLDAGGKLIRHYRSDEQPYNVPDVNLPSYWIRPQQILSAKAGSHRFLWDMHYTPLPLPPAYPIAATYHQTAPDPTSPWVLPGTYTIKLTVNGKVYTQPLTITMDPRVKVSPAVLKQQHDLSIAVYEGRKQVINLLGEAQSIQAKATTDIQKKKVDELKTSLTSLNRAFSSIFGVLQDTDMQPTTQAIATANEALATLKKTLAQWALLKNDIR; this is encoded by the coding sequence ATGAAACGGCAGATCTTCCTGCTAACGTTTGTCGGCTTAGCCGCTTTTGGGCAGGCTCAAACCATCAATCCCGCCTTTTTCAACGCTATGAAATGGCGGATGATCGGGCCGCACCGGGGTGGCCGAACGGTAGGAGCAGCGGGCGTACCTCAACAACCCAACGTATTTTACATCGGTGTCAATAATGGGGGCGTCTGGAAAACGACCGACTACGGGCGTACCTGGTTTCCTATTTTCGACGATCAACCTACTGGCTCCATTGGCGATGTGGCCGTAGCACCCTCTAACCCCAATGTTATTTACGTAGCCAGTGGCGAAGGACTTCACCGCCCAGACTTATCGGTGGGCAACGGGATGTACAAATCGACTGATGCGGGCAAAACCTGGACCCACCTGGGCTTAAGCGACGCTCAGCAAATTGGTGGTATATCAATCGATCCTACCGATGAAAACCGGGTTTTTGCTGCTGTATTAGGGCATCCCTACGGACCGAATACCGAACGGGGTGTCTATCGAACGACCGATGGGGGTAAAACCTGGGACAAAGTCTTGTACAAAGACCAGGATACCGGCGCCATTCAGGTAACCATCGACCCGAAAAATCCAGCCATTGTCTATGCTGATTTGTGGACAGCACAGGAAGGTCCCTGGGAAAACGGTGCCTGGCAAGGCAAGGAAAGTGGACTGTATAAATCAACGGATGGCGGCACAAGCTGGCAGAAACTCACCAAAGGACTGCCTACCGTTGAGCAGGGATTGGGGCGAATTGGTTTTTGTATCGCGCCCAGCAGTCCTAATCGGCTCTATGCTACCGTCGATGCGCCCGAACTCGGTGGCGTCTATCGCTCAGACGATGCGGGCGAAACCTGGACGCGCTTCAATAAAGATCCGCGACTATGGGGTCGTGGCAGCGATTTTGCCGAAGTAAAAGCACATCCCACTAATCCAGATATTCTTTTTATTGCCGATGTGTCTGCCTGGAAATCAGAAGATGGAGGAAAAACCTGGAATGATTTTCGGGGGGCGCCTGGTGGCGATGATTATCACCGACTCTGGATCAATCCAAACAACCCCAACACGATGTTGTTGGCGGGCGATCAGGGAGGTATTATTACGGTGAATGGCGGACAAACATTTAGCTCCTGGTATAACCAGGCAACAGCACAGTTTTATCATGTCAGCACCGATAACAGTTTTCCCTATAACGTGCTGGGTGGTCAGCAGGAAAGTGGCTCAGTGGGCATTGCCAGCCGCGGTAACGATGGCCAGCTAACCTTTCGGGAATGGCATCCGGTTGGTGTCGAGGAATATGGCTATGTAGCCGCCGATCCACTCGATCCTAATATTATATATGGGGGTAAGATTACCAAATTCGACAAACGGACGGGCCAGGTGCAGAATATTGCACCGGAAACTGTTCGTAGTGGCAAGTACCGATTTGTGCGAACGGCCCCGGTTTTGTTTTCTCCTATCGACCCAAAAACACTCTATTTCGCGGGCAACGTACTGTTTAAAACACAGAACGGTGGAAACTCCTGGCAAATCATCAGTCCCGACCTTACTCGCGAAACCTATCCTGACATTCCCGAAAGCGTTGGGGTATATCGTACCGACGCCATGAAAACCATGCCCCGACGTGGGGTAATTTATACCATTGCTCCCTCGTTCAAGGACGTAAATACGATCTGGGCTGGTACGGATGATGGCTATATTCAGATTACCCGTGATGGGGGTAAAACCTGGAAAAATGTTACCCCTTCTGGCGTTGGCTCCTGGAGTAAAGTGTCGATTATGGACGCTGGCCACTTTGATGTCAACACGGCCTATGCCGCTGTCAACCGCATCCGGTGTGATGATATGCGTCCGCACATCTATCGGACCCACGATGGAGGCAAAACCTGGCAGGAAATCGTAACCGGTTTGCCCAATGATCCGATCAACACCGTCCGCGAAGACCCCATTCGGAAAGGCTTATTGTTTGCCGGATCAGAAACAGCCGTCTACGTCTCATTCGATGATGGCGGGCACTGGCAGTCACTCCGACTGAATATGCCCGCAACCTCCATTCGCGATCTGGTCATTAAAGACGACGATCTGGTGGTTGGTACTCATGGGCGGTCGTTCTGGATTCTGGACGATATTAGCCCCCTACGTCAGGTAACAACTGAACTGATAAAAGCGGAGAGCATTCTGTACAAGCCCCAACGAGCGTACCGCGTTCGCTGGAATATGAATACGGATACACCTTTGCCACAGGAAGAACCTGCGGGGCAGAATCCGCCCGATGGGGCCATCATCAATTATTACCTTGCTGCCGATGCGAACTCAGTTGTAACGCTGGATGTCCTGGATGCGGGCGGTAAACTCATTCGTCACTACCGCAGTGATGAACAGCCCTACAATGTTCCTGATGTAAATCTGCCCTCTTACTGGATCCGGCCACAGCAAATTTTATCGGCAAAAGCAGGTTCTCATCGTTTCCTGTGGGATATGCACTATACGCCCCTGCCCCTTCCGCCAGCCTACCCGATTGCAGCCACCTATCATCAAACGGCTCCTGACCCTACATCGCCCTGGGTACTACCCGGAACCTACACGATTAAACTGACGGTAAATGGTAAAGTATATACTCAACCGCTTACCATCACGATGGACCCGCGTGTAAAGGTGAGCCCGGCAGTGTTGAAACAGCAGCATGACCTTTCCATAGCTGTTTATGAAGGCCGGAAACAGGTAATAAATTTATTGGGCGAAGCACAGAGTATTCAAGCCAAGGCTACTACCGACATCCAGAAAAAGAAAGTCGATGAGCTGAAAACCAGCTTAACAAGTTTGAACCGGGCCTTCAGTTCTATTTTTGGTGTACTACAGGATACCGACATGCAGCCAACCACGCAAGCGATAGCGACTGCCAATGAAGCACTAGCCACGTTGAAAAAAACGTTGGCGCAGTGGGCGCTTCTGAAAAATGATATTCGATAG
- a CDS encoding glycosyl hydrolase: protein MNYTRLINPFFYSVMFAVVSSAFVSGQLLAQQSTQADTAINPVFKGMAWRNIGPTRGGRSLGAAGSPGRKQEYYFGAVGGGLWKTTDGGQSWSPVTDGQLKSSSVGAVAVAETNPDIVYIGTGETQLRGNIMQGDGVYKSTNAGKTWTNVGLKNTQAIARVRIHPTNPDIVYVAALGHPYGPNEERGIFRTTDGGKSWKKVLYKGDKAGGVDVIIDRKNPNVLYASIWEVYRKPWKMWGGGGASGLFKSTDGGDTWTELTRKPGMPKGTVGKIGVTVSPVDPNRVWAIVEAEDGGVYRSDDAGMTWKHVNDERKLRQRAFYYSRIYADPLDKNGVYCLNVGFYKSSDGGVKFNKTITVPHGDNHDLWIDPADSTRMITSNDGGAAVSVNSGKTWTDENFPTAQLYHITATNDFPYHIAGAQQDNTTVAVPSEDWTNQLVKGNSIKKTEWMYNVGGGESGYIAQDPKNPDIFYAGSQGALLTRYDRSTGQTRDVQVYPRFFSGEPASALPERWQWTYPIVFSPKDPNRLYVCSQHVWVSTNEGQSWEKISPDLTLADTTTLGKSGGVITMDMNGPEIYATVFALAPSYHDVNTIWAGSDDGLIHITRDHGKTWQNITPPDLPKHTRVSIIEASRHKPGTAYVAAKRYQMDDRTPYIFKTNDYGKTWKKIITGLRADDFAHAIREDITRPGLLYAGMEHGVWVSFTDGETWQPLQFKLPDTQIADIQVTEKDVVIGTHGRSIYVLDDISPVREFTPDLAQKPVHLFKPYYAVRRVQPAVFQYYLAKQADSVKVEILDAAGTIIQTFTGTKPTNPKAGDDDDDDEPGKPKVKLPTTAAGLNRYEWDLRYPGATYFKGMIMWGARPTSGPLALPGHYQVRLTVAGQSFTQPFEIRLDPRLKGVTTADVEEQFKLAMKLRDQTSKANDAVIQIRTLKEKLSKQPDSPANKKLKEQLSIIEENLYQIRNQSGQDPLNFPIKLNNRLAALWRSVETGDAKPTDSSYKVYEELSAELDKQIAELDVLLKTKTVKSIGM from the coding sequence ATGAACTATACACGACTCATCAATCCGTTCTTCTATTCTGTAATGTTCGCTGTCGTTAGCAGCGCATTCGTAAGCGGCCAGCTTTTGGCCCAGCAATCAACACAAGCCGATACGGCGATTAATCCAGTTTTCAAGGGAATGGCCTGGCGAAATATCGGCCCTACGCGGGGAGGACGCTCGCTAGGTGCAGCCGGATCCCCTGGTCGAAAACAGGAATATTACTTTGGTGCAGTAGGGGGAGGCCTATGGAAAACGACCGATGGTGGCCAGAGCTGGTCACCTGTTACGGATGGACAGTTAAAGAGTTCATCGGTAGGAGCCGTCGCCGTAGCAGAAACTAACCCCGACATCGTATACATTGGTACCGGCGAAACCCAGTTGCGGGGCAATATCATGCAGGGTGACGGTGTCTATAAATCAACCAATGCCGGAAAAACCTGGACCAACGTCGGTCTGAAAAATACCCAGGCCATTGCCCGCGTACGCATTCATCCAACAAACCCGGATATCGTTTACGTAGCCGCACTGGGTCACCCCTACGGCCCGAATGAAGAACGGGGTATCTTCCGAACGACCGACGGCGGAAAATCCTGGAAAAAAGTCTTGTACAAAGGAGATAAAGCCGGTGGCGTGGATGTGATCATTGATCGAAAGAACCCCAACGTCCTCTATGCTTCGATCTGGGAGGTTTATCGAAAACCCTGGAAAATGTGGGGTGGTGGCGGTGCGTCGGGCCTGTTCAAGTCCACGGATGGGGGCGATACCTGGACCGAACTAACCCGAAAACCCGGCATGCCCAAAGGAACCGTCGGTAAGATTGGGGTAACCGTTTCGCCGGTTGATCCGAACCGGGTGTGGGCCATTGTAGAAGCAGAAGATGGGGGTGTTTACCGCTCAGATGATGCCGGAATGACCTGGAAGCACGTCAACGACGAGCGAAAGCTGCGTCAGCGGGCCTTTTATTACTCCCGTATTTACGCTGATCCGCTCGACAAAAATGGGGTTTATTGCCTGAACGTTGGCTTTTATAAATCCTCGGATGGGGGTGTAAAATTTAACAAGACCATTACGGTTCCCCACGGCGACAATCACGATCTGTGGATCGACCCGGCCGACTCTACCCGCATGATTACATCGAATGATGGTGGGGCAGCGGTGTCGGTCAATAGCGGTAAAACCTGGACCGACGAGAATTTTCCGACGGCGCAGTTGTATCACATTACCGCTACGAACGATTTCCCCTATCACATTGCGGGTGCCCAGCAGGACAATACGACGGTGGCCGTGCCCAGCGAAGACTGGACGAATCAGTTAGTAAAAGGAAACAGCATCAAAAAAACAGAATGGATGTATAATGTGGGGGGTGGTGAAAGCGGCTATATCGCTCAGGACCCCAAGAACCCCGACATCTTTTATGCAGGGAGCCAGGGAGCTTTGCTAACACGATACGACCGTTCTACGGGCCAAACCCGCGATGTACAGGTCTATCCTCGTTTCTTCTCCGGAGAGCCCGCCAGCGCACTTCCCGAACGTTGGCAGTGGACCTATCCGATCGTTTTTTCACCCAAAGACCCAAACCGACTCTATGTGTGTTCACAGCACGTTTGGGTATCGACCAATGAAGGCCAGAGCTGGGAAAAAATCAGTCCTGATCTCACCTTAGCCGACACAACAACGCTTGGTAAAAGTGGGGGTGTTATCACAATGGATATGAACGGCCCCGAAATTTACGCAACTGTGTTTGCTCTGGCTCCTTCGTATCATGATGTCAATACGATATGGGCGGGTTCTGACGATGGGCTGATTCATATCACCCGGGATCACGGAAAAACCTGGCAGAACATTACCCCGCCAGACTTGCCAAAACATACCCGAGTGAGCATTATTGAAGCATCGCGGCACAAACCCGGAACGGCTTACGTAGCCGCTAAACGCTACCAGATGGACGATCGGACGCCTTACATCTTTAAAACGAATGATTACGGCAAAACCTGGAAAAAGATCATTACCGGTCTACGAGCCGATGATTTTGCCCATGCGATTCGGGAAGATATCACGCGGCCAGGCCTGCTATATGCGGGGATGGAACATGGTGTATGGGTTTCATTTACCGACGGAGAAACCTGGCAACCACTTCAGTTCAAACTGCCAGATACGCAAATTGCTGACATTCAGGTAACCGAGAAGGATGTCGTAATCGGCACCCACGGCCGGTCTATTTATGTCCTGGATGATATTTCACCCGTTCGGGAGTTTACGCCTGATCTGGCCCAAAAACCCGTACATCTTTTTAAACCGTATTATGCCGTTCGCCGGGTGCAACCAGCCGTATTTCAATACTATCTGGCCAAACAGGCCGATAGCGTAAAAGTCGAAATTCTTGATGCCGCCGGAACGATTATCCAGACCTTTACCGGTACTAAACCGACGAATCCTAAAGCAGGTGACGATGACGACGATGATGAGCCAGGAAAACCTAAAGTCAAACTTCCGACAACAGCCGCCGGATTGAACCGCTACGAATGGGATCTCCGCTACCCCGGCGCAACCTACTTCAAAGGCATGATTATGTGGGGAGCACGCCCAACGTCGGGTCCATTGGCCTTACCCGGCCACTATCAGGTTCGGCTAACAGTGGCTGGCCAGTCGTTCACTCAGCCGTTCGAGATTCGGCTCGACCCTAGGCTAAAGGGAGTAACGACAGCCGATGTTGAAGAACAGTTTAAGCTGGCCATGAAACTGCGCGATCAGACCAGTAAAGCCAACGATGCGGTAATTCAAATTCGAACGTTGAAGGAAAAACTGTCGAAACAACCCGACAGTCCAGCCAATAAAAAGCTGAAAGAACAACTAAGCATCATCGAAGAAAATCTGTATCAGATTCGTAACCAGAGTGGCCAGGACCCATTGAACTTCCCGATCAAACTGAATAACCGACTGGCTGCCCTCTGGCGTAGTGTTGAAACGGGTGACGCAAAACCCACCGACAGTTCCTACAAAGTATACGAAGAATTATCGGCCGAACTGGACAAGCAAATAGCCGAACTGGATGTACTGCTGAAAACAAAAACCGTGAAAAGTATTGGTATGTGA
- a CDS encoding PepSY-associated TM helix domain-containing protein yields the protein MISDKTVYSLHRISGLVGGLFILIITITGSILVVDRQVDKLLNPNQTHIEPVGQRQSYGRLLTTVRTRYPAAQIRSIQLSEKQTNEAVRVDLLDAGEWKWIEMNPYTGAILGTRNANATLVRRARELHENLLLEPAGGFIMGLAGICLLASVLTGTWYYRRSLLSVFKIGVRWNKSSRIVYADIHKWLGVVALLFMLMMSATGIFFHWEQIEREFGDERKPEQTPVTPIAFERIPVDSSIAMAKTSIADFQPELIDFPKPGDSTLVIRGNRPNSIRMLGKYTVSATIDARNGHYISGFDARDADLEYIAEHIFEELHFGRYGGWISQVIYILFALATAVVTVTGLLIWFVKR from the coding sequence ATGATCTCCGATAAAACCGTTTACAGTTTACATCGAATTTCTGGCCTGGTGGGTGGCCTTTTTATTCTGATTATCACGATCACCGGCTCCATTCTGGTCGTTGATCGCCAAGTTGATAAGTTGCTGAATCCGAATCAAACCCATATTGAGCCTGTTGGTCAGCGGCAATCGTATGGCAGGTTGCTAACCACAGTACGTACTCGGTATCCTGCGGCTCAGATACGAAGTATTCAGTTGTCGGAAAAGCAGACAAATGAAGCTGTACGGGTTGATTTGCTGGATGCTGGCGAGTGGAAATGGATTGAGATGAACCCATATACTGGAGCCATTCTTGGCACTCGAAATGCCAATGCTACGCTGGTTCGACGGGCGAGGGAATTGCATGAAAACTTGCTGTTGGAGCCCGCAGGTGGATTTATCATGGGGCTAGCGGGCATCTGTTTACTGGCGTCTGTACTTACAGGTACCTGGTATTACCGGCGATCGCTGCTGAGTGTATTCAAAATTGGCGTTCGCTGGAATAAATCATCTCGCATCGTGTATGCCGATATCCATAAATGGCTGGGCGTAGTTGCCCTGTTGTTTATGCTGATGATGAGCGCAACGGGTATTTTCTTTCACTGGGAGCAAATTGAGCGGGAATTTGGCGACGAACGAAAGCCTGAGCAAACGCCAGTAACTCCCATCGCATTTGAACGCATTCCGGTCGATTCGTCGATTGCGATGGCTAAAACATCCATCGCTGATTTTCAGCCTGAGTTAATCGACTTTCCAAAACCAGGCGACAGCACGCTGGTTATTCGGGGGAATAGGCCGAACAGTATCCGGATGCTTGGTAAGTACACTGTTTCGGCTACGATAGATGCCCGAAACGGCCATTACATCAGCGGATTCGATGCCCGTGATGCTGACCTGGAGTACATTGCCGAACACATTTTTGAGGAATTACACTTTGGCCGTTACGGCGGCTGGATTTCTCAGGTCATTTATATCCTGTTTGCACTGGCAACCGCCGTTGTAACAGTCACAGGCCTTCTCATCTGGTTTGTTAAGCGTTAA